The sequence attaaatttaaatcaaaaatatttgtaataatataataaagaaaatttaaaaaaaaaaaagaaatatcaacgaaatcacaaaaaaaaaaaaaaaaaaaaaaaaaaaaaaaaaaaaaaaaaaaaaaaaaaaaaaaaaaaaaaaagagaaaaaaaagaagaaaaaaaaaaaagaaaaaatgagaGTTATTATACAAAGAGTAAAAAAGGCTATATTAAGCGTTAAAAAAGAACTCATtcaagaaaatgaaaatgagtTAGAAGTTTTTAGCAAAATAAATGAAGGATTAGTTTGCTTTATTGGAATTCATAGGGATGATACATGGAAAGAtgcattatatataataaaaaaatgtttaaatcTAAGATTGTGGCCAGATAATGAGAAAAGTTGGGATAAAAGTGTAAAAGATTTAGATTATGAAATATTGCTTGTTTCTCAATTTACACTATTTGcaaatacaaaaaaaggaaataaaccAGATTTTCACTTAGCAAAGGATCCTAATGAtgctttaattttttttaataaaatagttGAAGAgtttataaaagaatataaaaaagaaaaaataaaaactggAAAATTTGGGTATCATATGAATATTGAAGTTATAAATGATGGCCCTGTTACTATTTCCATTGATAGTCatgatattaatttaaataaataataattttcagGGAAGcatgtatataaattaataaattttaatatattaatttttagtaattttatgtttacataattaaaaataatatattatatatttataaaatgaataagTGTTATATAATGAATGGTGTTACTACACAGTAAGGTGTtctagaaaaaaatagaaatttcTTTTTGCATGTTTAAAATCAAATTTGGTAtaagttttaaaaaagttgtgcttttatttataaaattatatatcatataatatttttttattattttttatgtttactTATTATgctgatataaaaaattaatttgcATATAATTTATCCAAATACATAATtctgaatatttttttttttttttacatttattgaaatataacaataatatctatttttttatataaattcttAAGGATGataatttttgataaaaataaaataaatacctTAATACCATTAtggaattataaaattaaagaaaattgttataattatatagaaaGAAAAATCATATTTCCTTCTTTTTCTCAAGtaaattgaaaatattagCATAATTTGTAGCTAATTaaagtattattatttctattatattactttaactaattttattgaactattattataacattattattattattattatctcaCATTccttattataatttattcaataatTAGGCATGGAAATTCATGAATGAAATATCTGAGCATAATGAAAAGATAAATCATCattgtaaatatataaatgattataataaagtgaaaataaaaatttacacACACACATTAAAAGATATCACAGAGAAGGATATAAAATTGGCTAATATTATTGATGATACCCTGAAGAATTATGAtcatgaaataaaaaaagaaaaaactatTAACAAATAAGAacaaaaaatgttttaatttaatgaatTCATTTAAggatttaattaaaataactaATTCTGTTTTTGAGTGAATTTTTATTGAACATTaagaaaacattttttattttttcaaaagaagaaaattcctattttaattttaatgaagatatatatataataaggAAACATATTAGGGCGAGTTaaagttaatttttatatttaatatatgtaCTATTAACCTATTTTcacaaaaataatatgaaatacACTactttacataaaaatacatacaaaataaaaattaaattaaaaattttttcttattatcttcatatattttccatacttaagaaaataatttaattttcaaaaattaaatcataatatataacaaaataaaaaaaacttctaaaataacataaatatataatttttttcttttttcttttttcttttttttttttatttgtatacaaattaaaagtttctcttaattttaattaaaataaatatatgaagtTATATTAAAAGGattatgtataaaaattaattatattgtAAATCAAATAAACATCTTTTATTCTAATctgttattaaaaaaaataaagcacTTCTTCttgttaataataataataattttattttaatatagttTTATGTTGTATATCTGATTTATCTTTTCTCTTAAAAttagttttatttaaaagtatattataagaattaaacttttttatttaattatgaaatattgatataatttttaagtgcatttacatattattttatatacattaatatataaaataaaaataaataggatattcattatttttaataatatattaaaatacttATTTATATCCTTAaggattttattttataatttatgaaTAGGAGTAAATCATAATATTAGtaggaaaaaaataaaagaaacaaaagAGGAAAAGaggaaataataataaaataaaataattaatatattaaaattattttctacaTAGGAGTATTCTGCATCATTTTCAATGttcataaatatacatatccttaaaaaaaaagaaggaatatattatataaaataatacttttttaatataatgtaaaataaatggtgtatatgaattaaaaaaaattttactctATATGAATTAGGTGTTCAAATCTTGTTttacaattattttatattaaaaattaaaatatttttttttactttttatattttaataatttatatgattaaaatatataaatattttaacataattaaaaaaatggcatgattataattatatttattctcAAGTATgcagtaataaaaaaaaattatttatgtcatatatatatatatgcatatgttatttgattttttttttttttttttaataaatatatttttcaatatatttattaataaaatattacatatttaatattttttataaaaaataaaatttttattagttcTCATACTTTATTAACTCATACTTATAAAAGTTTTTGAGTTCTTTATATCTATGAATTCTttgaaaaaacaaaaaaaaaataaaggaaaaaaaggtcaagatatttattttatatcaaatatatatatttatatatatatg comes from Plasmodium relictum strain SGS1 genome assembly, chromosome: 9 and encodes:
- the DTD gene encoding D-tyrosyl-tRNA(Tyr) deacylase, putative: MRVIIQRVKKAILSVKKELIQENENELEVFSKINEGLVCFIGIHRDDTWKDALYIIKKCLNLRLWPDNEKSWDKSVKDLDYEILLVSQFTLFANTKKGNKPDFHLAKDPNDALIFFNKIVEEFIKEYKKEKIKTGKFGYHMNIEVINDGPVTISIDSHDINLNK
- the PCD gene encoding pterin-4a-carbinolamine dehydratase, putative, which encodes MIIFDKNKINTLIPLWNYKIKENCYNYIERKIIFPSFSQAWKFMNEISEHNEKINHHCKYINDYNKVKIKIYTHTLKDITEKDIKLANIIDDTLKNYDHEIKKEKTINK